The proteins below come from a single Aphanothece sacrum FPU1 genomic window:
- a CDS encoding GH116 family glycosyl hydrolase, with product MKTLFSLPNIPSCAWKRPIGQAWDNPYTVRYASNLDDGPSHGMPLGGFGAGCIGRSPHGDFNLWHLDGGEHIFRSLPSCQFSIFEQPEDGTAQAYALCTEPPQDQTLSRWAWYPPEKGTYHALYPCSWYEYQGVFQSQLICEQFSPIIPNNYQETSYPLAIFEWTAHNPTDKPITLSIMVTWQNIVGWFTNAIKSPEITVRDDGSPEYEYQPRWGDSTGNFNQWIQDNFRVGFILNRIQPHEQIQEGEGQISIASITNPSLEVFYLGKWNPNSDGSDVWDYFAMNGSLPDQEDETPAEPGEQIATAMAIRFTIRPGKTRKIPFILAWDLPVTEFAQGVQYYRRYTDFFGRNGQNVWAMIRTALKHGDVWRDRIQEWQSPIIKREDLPDWFKMALFNELYLLTDGGTLWSAASETDPVGQFGVLECLDYRWYESLDVRLYGSFGLLMLWPRLEKSVMEAFARAIPSSDDTIRIIGYNQAKGLRKAQGATPHDLGAPNEHPWEKTNYTSYQDCNLWKDLGSDFVLLVYRDYVLTGAKDTEFLWECWQAITDTLNYLKAFDLDEDGIPENSGAPDQTFDDWELKGISAYCGGLWIAALEAAIKIAKILLDYPPINPQLKPQDYPESIHNYLTNYRHWLEQSRSIYHSTLWNGEYYKLDSESASDVVMADQLCGQFYARLLKLPDVVENDYAQSALKKVYEACFLNFQNGKYGAANGMKSDGTPEDPNSTHPQEVWTGINFGLAAFLLQMDMKDQAFQLTEAVVKQVYENGLQFRTPEAITAVGTFRASHYLRAMAIWGIYGVLTDFS from the coding sequence ATGAAGACTCTATTTTCTCTCCCTAACATACCCTCTTGCGCTTGGAAACGTCCCATCGGTCAAGCATGGGATAATCCTTACACCGTGCGCTATGCTAGTAATTTAGATGATGGCCCCTCTCATGGAATGCCCCTGGGTGGGTTTGGGGCAGGTTGTATTGGCCGTTCCCCTCACGGTGACTTCAATTTATGGCATCTTGATGGGGGTGAACACATTTTTCGCAGTCTCCCTTCCTGTCAGTTTAGCATTTTTGAACAGCCTGAAGATGGAACCGCCCAAGCTTATGCTTTATGTACGGAACCACCTCAAGATCAAACTCTCTCTCGTTGGGCCTGGTATCCTCCAGAAAAAGGCACTTATCATGCTCTTTATCCCTGTAGTTGGTATGAATATCAAGGGGTATTTCAATCTCAATTAATCTGTGAACAATTTTCTCCTATTATTCCCAATAATTATCAAGAAACTAGCTATCCTTTAGCAATTTTTGAATGGACGGCCCATAACCCCACTGACAAACCTATTACCCTGAGTATTATGGTCACGTGGCAAAATATTGTCGGTTGGTTTACTAATGCTATTAAATCCCCTGAAATTACCGTTAGAGATGATGGTAGTCCTGAATACGAATATCAACCGAGATGGGGAGATAGTACTGGCAATTTTAATCAATGGATTCAAGATAATTTCAGAGTGGGTTTTATTTTAAATCGAATTCAACCCCATGAGCAAATACAAGAAGGAGAAGGACAAATTTCTATTGCCAGTATTACTAATCCGAGTTTAGAGGTTTTTTATTTGGGTAAATGGAATCCTAATAGTGATGGTTCTGATGTTTGGGACTATTTTGCTATGAATGGTTCATTACCTGATCAAGAAGATGAAACTCCGGCTGAACCTGGAGAACAAATTGCTACAGCTATGGCTATTCGTTTTACGATTCGTCCTGGAAAAACTCGTAAGATTCCCTTTATTTTAGCCTGGGATTTACCTGTCACAGAATTCGCTCAAGGAGTGCAATATTATCGTCGCTATACTGATTTTTTTGGCCGCAATGGTCAGAATGTTTGGGCAATGATTAGAACTGCCTTAAAACATGGTGATGTTTGGCGAGATAGAATCCAAGAATGGCAGTCTCCTATTATTAAACGGGAGGATTTACCTGATTGGTTTAAGATGGCTTTGTTTAATGAATTATACTTATTAACTGATGGGGGAACTCTTTGGAGTGCAGCATCTGAGACTGATCCTGTTGGACAATTTGGTGTCTTAGAATGTTTAGATTATCGTTGGTATGAAAGTCTAGATGTCAGATTATATGGATCTTTTGGATTATTGATGTTATGGCCTCGTTTAGAAAAGTCAGTAATGGAAGCATTTGCACGAGCAATTCCTAGCAGTGATGATACCATTAGAATTATTGGTTATAATCAAGCAAAAGGATTGCGTAAAGCTCAAGGAGCAACCCCTCATGATTTAGGGGCCCCTAATGAACATCCTTGGGAGAAAACGAATTATACTAGCTATCAAGATTGTAATCTTTGGAAAGATTTAGGCAGCGATTTTGTTTTACTAGTTTATCGAGATTATGTGTTAACAGGGGCTAAAGATACAGAGTTTTTATGGGAATGTTGGCAAGCTATTACAGATACGTTAAATTATTTGAAAGCTTTTGATTTAGATGAAGATGGTATCCCCGAAAATTCGGGCGCACCGGATCAAACTTTTGATGATTGGGAATTAAAAGGAATTAGTGCTTATTGTGGTGGATTATGGATTGCTGCTTTAGAAGCTGCCATTAAAATTGCTAAAATATTACTCGATTATCCCCCAATTAATCCTCAGTTAAAACCTCAAGATTATCCAGAATCTATTCATAATTATCTGACTAATTATCGTCATTGGTTAGAACAATCTCGCTCGATTTATCACTCTACTTTGTGGAATGGTGAATACTATAAATTGGATAGCGAAAGTGCCTCAGATGTGGTAATGGCTGATCAATTATGTGGTCAATTTTATGCCCGTTTATTAAAGTTACCTGATGTGGTAGAAAATGACTATGCACAATCAGCTTTAAAGAAAGTTTATGAAGCTTGTTTCTTAAACTTTCAAAACGGAAAATATGGGGCTGCTAATGGGATGAAATCTGATGGAACTCCCGAAGATCCTAATTCCACTCATCCCCAAGAAGTTTGGACAGGAATTAATTTTGGTTTAGCTGCATTTCTGTTACAAATGGACATGAAAGATCAGGCTTTTCAACTAACTGAAGCAGTAGTCAAACAAGTGTATGAAAATGGCTTACAATTTCGTACTCCTGAAGCCATAACCGCAGTAGGAACCTTTCGCGCAAGTCATTATTTACGGGCCATGGCTATTTGGGGAATTTATGGTGTATTAACAGACTTTAGTTAA
- a CDS encoding zinc ribbon domain-containing protein → MSTCPKCQQPVDTQAINCPYCKTPLKAYGHPGIPLYQASKEEFLCDRCLYDEDDSCNYSKRPYAKTCTLYHDKTQPLITPETISLTPSNLIKIIQRWCYRNRGLLLVLGLIVISLAIALSR, encoded by the coding sequence ATGTCTACTTGTCCTAAATGTCAGCAACCTGTTGATACACAAGCTATTAATTGTCCCTATTGCAAGACTCCTCTTAAAGCTTATGGACATCCAGGAATTCCCTTATATCAAGCTAGTAAAGAGGAATTTTTATGCGATCGCTGTTTATACGACGAAGATGATAGCTGTAACTATTCTAAACGTCCCTACGCCAAAACTTGCACCCTTTATCATGATAAGACTCAACCCTTAATAACACCAGAAACTATTAGTTTAACCCCTAGTAATCTTATTAAAATTATACAACGATGGTGTTATCGAAATCGGGGATTATTATTAGTTTTAGGTTTAATTGTAATTAGTTTAGCGATCGCCTTATCAAGATAA
- a CDS encoding DUF29 domain-containing protein produces the protein MTTNLYNTDFALWLEKQAIALTNRDVHSLDWDNLIEEIESLGNSDKRDINSLTHRLLSHLLFYRYWTDHRELYLDGWAEEIDNFRDDLLALLESKTHYNYFLSQFESNYSKALKVANKKAKRAKLYVLPSFPQNCPFTIEQILDEDFYA, from the coding sequence GTGACAACTAATCTTTACAATACAGATTTTGCCCTGTGGTTAGAAAAGCAAGCGATCGCGCTGACGAATCGAGACGTTCACTCCCTCGATTGGGATAATTTAATAGAGGAAATTGAAAGCTTGGGAAATAGTGATAAAAGAGATATTAACAGTCTGACTCATCGACTTTTATCCCATTTGCTTTTTTATCGCTATTGGACTGACCATAGAGAATTATATCTTGATGGTTGGGCGGAAGAAATTGACAATTTCCGCGATGATTTATTGGCTTTACTTGAAAGTAAGACGCATTACAATTACTTTTTGAGCCAATTTGAAAGTAATTACAGCAAGGCCTTGAAGGTGGCTAATAAGAAAGCAAAAAGGGCCAAATTATACGTCCTTCCTTCGTTTCCTCAAAACTGTCCTTTTACAATTGAACAGATATTAGATGAGGATTTTTATGCGTAA
- a CDS encoding DUF29 domain-containing protein: MRKGDLYEEDYNLWSDLQIAALKNRDVDALDWENLAADLDYPKYWIDHQLVMVISSLLELYGDFNAEDFEKYHWKTFVDTNRFMLNGVLEDWPHYSEKIKFAIPKAYLSAVNLMERHGKGKGFEFKFPDTCPFSFEQILEDGWYPA; this comes from the coding sequence ATGCGTAAAGGTGACTTATATGAAGAAGATTACAACCTGTGGTCAGACCTACAGATTGCCGCTTTAAAAAATCGAGATGTTGACGCACTTGACTGGGAAAATTTAGCGGCAGATTTAGACTATCCAAAGTATTGGATAGATCATCAGTTAGTCATGGTGATCAGTTCTTTGCTCGAACTTTATGGCGACTTTAACGCCGAAGATTTTGAGAAATACCATTGGAAAACTTTTGTAGATACTAACCGATTCATGCTTAATGGTGTCTTGGAAGATTGGCCACATTATTCTGAAAAGATTAAGTTCGCTATTCCTAAAGCTTATCTAAGTGCTGTTAATTTAATGGAACGTCATGGGAAAGGCAAAGGTTTTGAGTTCAAATTCCCGGATACTTGTCCGTTTAGTTTTGAACAAATACTTGAAGATGGATGGTATCCTGCCTAA
- a CDS encoding RNA-guided endonuclease InsQ/TnpB family protein codes for MPIVTRRYTFRLYPNVAQTSKLFEARRLHCYLYNAAISHRKTEYERFGKSVTYLQQQNVLPAFKEDWPEYKELHSQTLQATLKRVDLSYNRFFKGLSKRPKFQSIRNYSGWTYPAYSGWKALTNGKHGQVVLNDLGINIRIRGQVHQWGTPTTLTIIYKPYLNQWYASFTVNVEVPNSKFGSESTLSYQSILAVDLGTQTALTGYDGEDFIELENPRFVRQSEEKVQRLSKKLRRKRSPNHNKKIPASKRWKKARKQVSKLQRKVANQRKNWQHQVTREIASRYDIVVTEKLETKNMTRKAKKGSKRKHQKPRLNRSILDVGFGTLNQQITYKVQSKGGLVIFLPTKKIKPSQRCPQCGTVHKHWADLSNRYHICDNCHFEKGRDKSSVMVMYNVVTNQQTGLGTRLEIVDLTISTSKTRKHTGSMKQMGEMKRQKSRQNNKSLGDLETPTSQKSG; via the coding sequence ATGCCCATCGTTACTAGACGATATACTTTTCGACTGTATCCTAATGTTGCCCAAACGTCAAAACTGTTTGAGGCAAGACGATTGCATTGCTACCTATACAATGCAGCAATTTCTCATCGAAAAACGGAATATGAAAGATTTGGGAAATCGGTGACTTATCTGCAACAACAAAATGTTTTACCTGCTTTCAAAGAAGATTGGCCAGAATACAAGGAACTCCATTCTCAAACTTTACAAGCTACCCTAAAAAGAGTTGACTTAAGTTACAACAGATTCTTTAAAGGATTATCAAAAAGACCGAAATTTCAATCCATTCGTAATTACTCAGGTTGGACTTATCCAGCTTATAGTGGTTGGAAAGCTTTGACTAATGGGAAACATGGTCAAGTTGTTCTTAATGATTTAGGGATAAATATAAGGATAAGAGGTCAAGTTCATCAGTGGGGAACTCCCACAACTTTGACGATTATTTATAAACCTTATCTTAATCAATGGTATGCCAGTTTTACGGTGAATGTAGAAGTCCCAAACTCAAAATTTGGCTCAGAGAGTACCTTAAGTTATCAATCGATTTTAGCGGTTGATTTAGGCACTCAAACAGCCTTAACTGGATATGATGGAGAAGATTTTATTGAATTAGAAAATCCGCGTTTTGTTCGTCAGTCTGAAGAAAAAGTCCAGAGATTATCTAAGAAACTAAGGAGGAAAAGAAGCCCCAATCATAACAAGAAAATTCCTGCTTCAAAACGGTGGAAAAAAGCGAGAAAGCAAGTCTCGAAGCTTCAAAGAAAAGTAGCCAATCAACGAAAGAATTGGCAGCATCAAGTAACAAGAGAAATCGCTAGTCGTTATGACATCGTTGTTACGGAAAAGCTAGAGACAAAAAACATGACCCGTAAGGCCAAAAAAGGGAGTAAACGTAAACATCAAAAACCCAGATTGAATAGGTCTATCTTAGATGTTGGCTTTGGAACTCTCAATCAACAAATCACTTATAAAGTTCAAAGTAAGGGGGGGTTAGTTATCTTTTTACCCACCAAAAAGATTAAACCTTCTCAACGCTGTCCCCAATGTGGAACTGTTCATAAACATTGGGCTGATTTGTCAAATCGTTATCATATTTGTGATAACTGTCACTTTGAAAAAGGAAGGGACAAATCGAGTGTAATGGTCATGTATAATGTGGTAACTAATCAACAAACGGGGCTAGGAACTCGCCTCGAAATCGTGGATCTCACCATCTCTACTTCTAAAACTCGTAAACATACGGGATCGATGAAGCAAATGGGGGAAATGAAGCGACAAAAGTCTCGACAAAATAATAAAAGTCTGGGGGATTTAGAAACCCCGACTTCTCAAAAGTCGGGGTAG
- the tnpA gene encoding IS200/IS605 family transposase: protein MQPNQLRKSSHAVFSIHLHVIFVTKYRRKVLLGLMLDDIKEVFERVLSANQSFLEECNLEPDHIHLLIDLHPNNNISNLIASLKSASSRILRQKYPEHIAKFYWGRNAKLWHDSKCIVSCGGAPLELVKQYIQNQSGGLETKK, encoded by the coding sequence ATGCAACCAAACCAACTAAGAAAAAGTTCTCATGCTGTTTTTTCTATTCATCTTCATGTTATTTTTGTGACTAAATACCGTAGAAAAGTCTTGCTTGGTCTTATGTTAGACGATATCAAAGAAGTTTTTGAAAGAGTATTAAGTGCTAATCAAAGCTTTTTAGAAGAATGTAATCTAGAACCTGACCATATCCATCTATTGATTGACCTTCATCCTAATAATAATATCTCTAATTTGATTGCTTCACTCAAATCAGCAAGTAGTCGAATTCTCCGACAAAAATATCCTGAACATATTGCTAAATTTTACTGGGGAAGGAATGCTAAATTATGGCATGATTCTAAATGTATTGTTTCTTGTGGTGGCGCACCTTTAGAATTAGTCAAGCAATATATCCAAAATCAATCTGGCGGACTCGAAACGAAGAAATAA
- a CDS encoding iron uptake porin, with translation MSKFLWPVLLMGSVMVGSTSLTPVQANEPIASPVSPSTVNPRLNQVPDYEKTLHQLNSIQQLRDVSPVDWSYQALKNLVENYGCIVGYPDQTYRGDRPLSRNEFAAGLNACLEQLERRLLEAKSQGQGAYQRTQPGVQAIPTEPGDHVINVFNRAFYNETGRFYESTDISGQMNNIFGWRTSSGSYFDNQIASDGETFETIYHDALRQQTAGPRIRTPDISNPFNTSLTANPEYIRTQTPGASEIYIRQQQIPIMP, from the coding sequence ATGTCTAAATTTTTGTGGCCCGTTTTATTGATGGGGTCAGTTATGGTGGGGAGTACAAGTCTAACCCCTGTCCAAGCTAACGAACCTATAGCCTCCCCTGTATCCCCTTCGACGGTGAATCCAAGACTTAACCAAGTCCCAGATTATGAGAAAACCTTACATCAGCTTAACAGTATTCAACAATTGCGAGATGTTTCTCCCGTTGATTGGTCTTACCAAGCGTTAAAAAATTTAGTAGAAAATTATGGCTGTATTGTCGGATATCCGGATCAGACTTATCGAGGCGATCGCCCTTTAAGTCGTAATGAATTTGCGGCCGGTTTAAATGCTTGTCTAGAACAACTCGAACGGCGTTTATTAGAGGCCAAAAGTCAGGGACAAGGGGCCTATCAGAGAACTCAACCAGGGGTTCAAGCCATTCCCACAGAACCAGGGGATCACGTGATCAATGTGTTTAATAGAGCATTTTATAACGAAACAGGGCGATTTTACGAAAGTACTGATATATCAGGTCAAATGAACAATATTTTCGGTTGGCGTACTTCTTCGGGTTCTTACTTTGATAATCAAATTGCTAGTGATGGGGAAACCTTTGAAACCATCTATCATGATGCTTTGCGACAGCAAACGGCCGGACCAAGAATTCGCACTCCTGACATTTCTAATCCGTTTAATACGTCTTTAACGGCCAATCCTGAGTATATCCGTACGCAGACTCCTGGGGCATCGGAAATCTATATCAGACAACAACAGATTCCCATTATGCCTTAA
- a CDS encoding DUF2442 domain-containing protein, producing the protein MNNHKLVKNVYFTEETVSVDLMDGRTITVPLAWYPRLLNATPEQRSNWEVCGGGYGIHWDDIDEDLSTEGMLRGSPAPSSGNS; encoded by the coding sequence ATGAATAACCATAAATTAGTTAAAAATGTTTACTTCACGGAAGAAACCGTTAGCGTTGATTTAATGGATGGGCGGACTATTACCGTACCTCTAGCTTGGTACCCAAGGCTACTGAATGCCACACCCGAACAACGTTCAAATTGGGAAGTTTGCGGTGGTGGATATGGAATTCACTGGGATGACATAGACGAAGATCTGAGTACGGAAGGAATGTTGCGGGGTTCACCTGCTCCGTCCTCTGGAAATTCGTGA
- a CDS encoding type II toxin-antitoxin system HicB family antitoxin — translation MDTPFTAIIKKDGDWWIGWIEEVKGVNAQESTKEELIESLREALKDILELNREEARQEAAENYEEILIIP, via the coding sequence ATGGATACTCCATTTACGGCAATTATTAAAAAAGATGGGGATTGGTGGATTGGATGGATCGAAGAAGTAAAAGGGGTCAACGCTCAGGAATCTACAAAAGAAGAACTTATTGAAAGTCTAAGAGAAGCCTTAAAAGATATTTTAGAGCTAAATCGAGAAGAAGCTCGTCAAGAAGCAGCCGAAAACTACGAGGAAATTCTAATTATTCCATGA
- a CDS encoding type II toxin-antitoxin system HicA family toxin translates to MKRSDLIRYLEQHGCELLREGSRHSIWWKPATKDKTAIPRHREIKEFLAKKICKDLDIPSV, encoded by the coding sequence ATGAAGCGAAGTGATTTGATTCGATATCTTGAACAACATGGATGTGAGTTGCTTCGTGAAGGATCTCGACATTCTATCTGGTGGAAACCAGCAACAAAAGATAAAACCGCCATTCCTCGTCATAGAGAAATAAAAGAGTTTTTAGCCAAGAAAATCTGTAAAGATCTCGATATTCCATCAGTATAA
- a CDS encoding lipid kinase, translating to MTKRALLLVNRHSRQGQSNFAQAVDILNDLGFELIVVPIKDSEALPKLVRHHGQNVDLVIVGGGDGTLNAVVDSLVEMNLPLGILPLGTANDLARTLNIPLTIPQACQVIAKGYIKYIDLGWVNNKYFFNVASLGLSVDITQKLSKGAKRRWGILAYGFTALQVISQTRPFHAQICINEELIEVKTIQIAVGNGRFYGGGMAIAEDATIDDQRLDIYSLEIKHWWQIFPLLWKLPQGQQGALTWVRTLQGEKVEIYTRKRQKINTDGEITATTPATFEVIPKALGVLVP from the coding sequence ATGACAAAACGGGCCCTCCTATTAGTTAACCGTCACTCTCGCCAAGGCCAAAGTAATTTTGCCCAAGCGGTAGATATTTTAAATGATTTGGGGTTTGAACTGATCGTTGTCCCCATTAAAGATTCTGAAGCCTTGCCCAAATTAGTACGACATCATGGCCAAAACGTTGATCTCGTCATTGTGGGGGGAGGAGACGGAACCCTCAATGCAGTTGTAGATAGTTTAGTAGAAATGAATCTCCCTCTAGGTATTTTACCTTTGGGAACGGCTAATGATTTGGCCCGAACCCTAAACATTCCTCTTACTATTCCCCAAGCGTGTCAGGTGATCGCCAAAGGATACATCAAATACATCGATCTTGGTTGGGTTAATAATAAATACTTTTTCAATGTAGCTAGTCTAGGATTAAGTGTAGACATTACCCAAAAACTCTCAAAAGGGGCTAAAAGACGTTGGGGAATACTCGCTTATGGGTTTACTGCTTTACAAGTTATTAGCCAAACTCGTCCTTTTCATGCCCAAATTTGCATTAATGAGGAATTAATAGAGGTTAAAACTATTCAAATTGCCGTAGGTAACGGACGCTTTTATGGGGGAGGAATGGCGATCGCCGAAGATGCTACTATTGATGATCAGCGTTTAGACATTTATAGCCTAGAAATTAAACATTGGTGGCAAATTTTCCCCCTGTTATGGAAGTTACCTCAAGGACAACAAGGGGCCTTAACTTGGGTACGAACCTTACAAGGGGAAAAAGTGGAAATTTATACCCGCAAACGTCAAAAGATTAACACTGATGGGGAAATTACTGCCACAACCCCTGCTACTTTTGAAGTGATACCAAAAGCTTTAGGGGTGTTAGTTCCCTGA
- a CDS encoding TldD/PmbA family protein, with protein sequence MSPTLLISKELPQLTYHSSRDRFDNTWQEPLSTLLGLGRAAGADLIEFFIERVNYISSLAEEDAITSISPRLSTGAGIRIFKGKADCYVSTNDVSFTGLKIALEKGLSILGLTLPSPNSYIPEINLEMLRDYATAKEKETWLSQCSSMEEMGEILLKANYNLAQKASHAQSRRAMYFRDWQEILIATSDGTFARDIRLTQSVSYSLFCADGTYRSSIGKRFGDTSDPHFLRQWNYETAAESVAESAGKMLYADFVESGNYPVIMANEFGGVIFHEACGHLLETTQIEHKTTPFMDKKGEKIAHENLTAWDEGRSDKAFGTLDMDDEGMPTQRTLLIENGILKNFLADRTGSMRTGHPRTGSGRRQSYAYAAASRMRNTYIAPGNYSLDDLFASIDKGIYCKQMGGGSVGATGEFNFSVSEAYLIEKGQITKPLKGATLIGTAKDIMTEISMCSQDLGLAPGFCGSVSGSIYVTVGQPHLKVDKITVGGR encoded by the coding sequence ATGTCACCCACATTGTTAATATCTAAAGAACTACCTCAATTAACTTATCATTCTAGCCGCGATCGCTTTGATAATACTTGGCAAGAACCCCTATCAACTTTATTGGGATTAGGAAGAGCAGCAGGAGCAGATTTAATTGAATTCTTCATCGAACGAGTTAATTATATCAGTTCATTAGCAGAAGAAGATGCTATCACCAGTATTTCTCCCCGTCTTTCTACAGGGGCAGGAATACGAATTTTTAAAGGCAAAGCAGACTGTTATGTCAGCACCAATGATGTCAGTTTTACTGGATTAAAAATAGCATTAGAAAAAGGATTATCTATTCTTGGTTTAACCTTACCTTCTCCTAATTCCTACATCCCAGAAATTAACTTAGAAATGTTACGGGACTACGCAACCGCTAAAGAGAAAGAAACCTGGTTATCTCAATGTAGTTCAATGGAAGAAATGGGAGAAATTCTCCTCAAAGCTAACTATAATTTAGCACAAAAAGCCTCTCATGCTCAATCTCGCCGCGCCATGTATTTTCGAGACTGGCAAGAAATATTAATCGCTACTAGTGATGGCACATTTGCCAGAGATATCCGCTTAACTCAATCTGTCAGTTATTCTTTATTCTGTGCAGATGGTACTTATCGTTCCTCCATTGGTAAACGATTTGGCGATACCAGTGACCCTCATTTTTTGCGACAATGGAATTACGAAACTGCAGCCGAAAGTGTAGCAGAATCAGCAGGAAAAATGCTCTATGCTGACTTTGTAGAATCAGGTAATTATCCTGTAATTATGGCTAATGAATTTGGTGGAGTCATCTTTCATGAAGCTTGTGGACACTTATTAGAAACCACTCAAATTGAACATAAAACCACCCCCTTTATGGATAAAAAAGGTGAAAAAATTGCCCACGAAAATCTCACCGCTTGGGATGAAGGACGATCCGATAAAGCCTTTGGTACTCTTGATATGGATGATGAAGGAATGCCCACTCAACGAACCCTATTGATTGAAAACGGCATCCTGAAGAACTTTTTAGCTGATCGCACCGGATCAATGCGTACAGGTCATCCTCGCACGGGTAGCGGTCGTCGTCAAAGTTATGCTTATGCGGCAGCTTCTCGGATGCGGAACACTTATATTGCCCCTGGTAATTATTCCCTAGATGATCTTTTTGCCTCTATTGATAAAGGCATTTATTGTAAGCAAATGGGAGGGGGAAGTGTTGGCGCAACAGGAGAGTTTAATTTTTCCGTTTCTGAAGCTTATTTGATTGAAAAAGGTCAAATTACCAAACCACTTAAGGGCGCAACTCTGATTGGCACAGCTAAAGATATTATGACCGAAATTTCCATGTGTTCCCAAGACTTAGGACTAGCCCCAGGTTTCTGTGGTTCCGTCAGTGGCAGTATTTATGTTACTGTCGGTCAACCTCATCTAAAAGTAGATAAAATTACCGTCGGAGGTCGTTAA
- a CDS encoding ureidoglycolate lyase: protein MSTTITLKQLPAIEITSDNFKPYGQLIIPSKDGKIYDETDAQLNLANGIPRFYIMHLKKRGRQFNHITRHGQCTQCLGSLEGKEWLMAFAPPENKNYPDIMQLKAFKIPGNCFIKLEVGTWHAGPHFDHDFVDFYNLELSDTNVIDHFTYNFNEQDHLRFEIVL from the coding sequence ATGAGTACAACGATTACTCTTAAACAGTTACCAGCGATAGAAATTACTTCAGATAATTTTAAGCCTTATGGACAGTTAATTATTCCATCAAAAGATGGTAAAATTTATGATGAGACTGATGCTCAATTAAATTTAGCAAATGGTATCCCTCGATTTTATATTATGCACTTAAAAAAACGAGGTCGTCAATTCAATCATATCACTCGTCATGGTCAATGTACTCAGTGTTTGGGGTCTTTAGAAGGGAAAGAATGGTTGATGGCTTTTGCGCCTCCTGAGAATAAAAATTACCCTGATATTATGCAATTAAAAGCCTTTAAAATTCCAGGAAATTGTTTTATTAAATTAGAAGTAGGAACTTGGCACGCGGGACCTCATTTTGATCATGATTTTGTTGATTTTTATAATTTAGAATTGAGTGATACCAATGTTATTGATCATTTTACTTATAATTTTAATGAACAAGATCATCTCAGGTTTGAAATTGTTCTCTAA